Proteins encoded by one window of Tunturibacter psychrotolerans:
- a CDS encoding fumarylacetoacetate hydrolase family protein: MRYCKYLSSENGTFLPRYALVEKRNGALWATLPMQAPQEDLNSRILGGVPIPTLAVEFEPTPLDDLHLLPPVTPSKILCVGRNYRDHAAELGNEVPSEPLLFLKPPSSLLGPKGTIRMPAISNRVDYEGELGIVIGRRCYRIGPDEDVRPYIRGYVCVNDVTARDIQKSDGQWTRGKGFDTFCPVGPIVSDEIDPCGFGDTAGSPVTVTTRLNGVVKQQGSTRDLIFPIAELLRYITATMTLEPGDLIPTGTPAGVGAVQPGDRIQVEIDSLGVLENQFAAS, from the coding sequence ATGCGTTACTGCAAGTATCTGTCGTCTGAAAACGGAACCTTTCTCCCTCGTTATGCCCTGGTGGAAAAGCGCAACGGAGCCCTCTGGGCCACACTTCCCATGCAGGCCCCGCAGGAAGATCTGAACTCCCGTATCCTTGGCGGTGTCCCCATCCCCACTCTGGCGGTCGAGTTCGAGCCAACGCCACTCGATGACCTGCACCTCCTCCCTCCGGTCACGCCTTCCAAGATCCTCTGTGTCGGCCGCAACTACCGCGATCACGCCGCCGAGCTGGGCAACGAGGTCCCCTCCGAACCCCTCCTCTTTCTCAAACCACCCTCGTCGCTGCTCGGCCCCAAAGGCACCATCCGCATGCCTGCCATCTCCAACCGTGTTGATTACGAAGGGGAACTCGGCATCGTCATCGGCCGCCGCTGTTACAGGATCGGCCCCGACGAAGACGTCCGCCCCTATATTCGCGGCTACGTCTGCGTCAACGACGTTACCGCCCGTGACATCCAAAAGTCCGACGGCCAATGGACCCGTGGTAAGGGCTTTGACACCTTCTGCCCCGTCGGCCCCATCGTCTCAGACGAGATCGATCCTTGCGGATTCGGAGACACAGCCGGCTCTCCCGTCACGGTCACCACGCGACTTAATGGCGTCGTCAAACAGCAGGGTTCCACCCGCGACCTCATCTTCCCCATCGCCGAGCTCCTCCGCTACATCACTGCCACGATGACTCTCGAGCCGGGCGACCTCATCCCCACAGGAACTCCCGCGGGAGTAGGAGCCGTTCAGCCGGGTGATCGCATCCAAGTGGAAATAGACAGCTTGGGCGTGCTCGAAAATCAATTTGCCGCCAGTTAA
- a CDS encoding YdeI/OmpD-associated family protein, giving the protein MYTAVLIQEFKRMPAANFNPKVDAYFARMRPFALPIMEYLRELVHKGCPEVEETIKWSRPFFEYRGAILCNISAFNEHCSFGFWGEEIGAVLREAGVVQEGGMGSLGRITNIKDLPSNKQMLSLIRQAAAFIDHGEYTSPIAARHKVVKAPKAVVEPPSELLAALKKDKRAAKVFAAFSPSAKREYVDWIADAKRQETREKRIATAVEWIAEGKQRNWKYQNC; this is encoded by the coding sequence CCAGCTGCAAACTTCAATCCCAAAGTTGACGCGTATTTCGCGAGAATGCGCCCCTTCGCGCTGCCGATCATGGAGTATCTACGCGAGCTTGTTCACAAAGGCTGCCCCGAAGTCGAAGAAACTATTAAATGGAGCCGCCCCTTCTTCGAATACCGCGGCGCGATTCTGTGCAATATATCGGCCTTCAACGAGCATTGCAGCTTCGGCTTCTGGGGCGAAGAGATCGGCGCGGTGCTGCGCGAGGCTGGCGTAGTTCAGGAGGGCGGCATGGGTTCGCTCGGCCGCATCACCAACATCAAGGATTTGCCCTCCAACAAGCAGATGCTCAGCCTGATCCGCCAGGCCGCAGCCTTCATCGATCATGGCGAATACACCAGCCCCATCGCAGCCAGGCACAAGGTGGTAAAGGCTCCGAAGGCTGTCGTCGAACCACCCTCGGAGCTCCTCGCTGCTCTCAAGAAAGACAAAAGAGCTGCGAAAGTCTTTGCCGCGTTCAGCCCAAGCGCCAAACGCGAATATGTCGATTGGATCGCCGACGCAAAACGCCAGGAGACACGCGAAAAGCGCATAGCGACTGCGGTTGAATGGATCGCCGAGGGGAAGCAACGTAACTGGAAGTATCAGAACTGTTGA
- the hslU gene encoding ATP-dependent protease ATPase subunit HslU has product MAIFLPGAAEDQALALDEMTPREIVAELDKYVVGQHAAKRAVAIALRNRMRRQKLSPELADEIMPKNIIMIGPTGVGKTEIARRLAKLTNSPFLKVEASKFTEVGYVGRDVESIVRDLVEIAIDMVREEKMEEVEDKAELAAEDRLIDLLLPPTPSATPATAATAAAATHEPGSNVIQLPTAASVDDNEEKPGDREHRTREKLRQQFREGKLDERTVELDVRDRNQPSFEVISNQGSEEMDINLKDMLPGLFGQRTKKRKMKVVEAFDYLVQEEENRLIDMDQVTRLAVERVEDSGIVFLDEIDKIAGREGGHGPDVSREGVQRDILPIVEGTTVNTKYGMVSTDHILFIAAGAFHVSKPSDLIPELQGRFPIRVELNSLTVNDFIRILTEPKSSLVKQSVALLETEGLKLEFTKEAIAEMAQFAFKVNETTENIGARRLHTILERVLDEISFQAPDLFKSPRAEITEEGVVGEVPVSASLTSEAQVPSPPLPVIERQTATGVEKVVVVDPEYVRQQVASIVKDQDLSRYIL; this is encoded by the coding sequence ATGGCAATTTTTTTACCCGGAGCAGCAGAAGATCAGGCGCTTGCGCTCGATGAGATGACGCCGCGAGAGATTGTCGCGGAGCTTGATAAATACGTGGTTGGACAACATGCGGCCAAGCGGGCGGTGGCGATTGCGCTGCGCAACCGTATGCGAAGGCAGAAGCTTTCGCCTGAGCTGGCTGACGAGATCATGCCGAAGAACATCATCATGATCGGGCCGACGGGCGTAGGTAAGACGGAGATTGCGCGGCGACTGGCGAAGCTGACGAACTCGCCGTTTCTGAAGGTTGAAGCCTCGAAGTTTACCGAGGTGGGTTATGTAGGGCGCGATGTGGAGTCGATTGTGCGAGACCTGGTGGAGATCGCGATCGACATGGTTCGCGAAGAGAAGATGGAAGAGGTGGAGGACAAGGCAGAGCTTGCGGCTGAGGATCGGCTGATCGATCTACTGCTGCCTCCGACGCCGTCTGCGACGCCTGCAACCGCTGCAACTGCGGCGGCAGCCACGCACGAGCCTGGGAGCAACGTGATTCAGCTTCCTACTGCTGCTTCGGTGGATGACAACGAGGAGAAGCCGGGAGACCGCGAGCACAGGACGAGGGAGAAGCTGCGGCAGCAGTTTCGCGAGGGCAAGCTGGATGAGCGCACGGTGGAGCTGGATGTGCGCGACCGCAATCAGCCTAGTTTTGAGGTCATCTCCAACCAGGGTTCGGAGGAGATGGATATCAACCTGAAGGACATGCTGCCGGGCCTGTTTGGACAGCGCACGAAGAAGCGCAAGATGAAGGTTGTCGAGGCGTTCGACTACCTGGTGCAGGAGGAGGAGAACAGGCTGATCGATATGGATCAGGTGACTCGGCTTGCGGTGGAGCGCGTGGAAGATTCGGGGATTGTGTTTCTGGATGAGATCGACAAGATTGCTGGTCGTGAAGGTGGCCATGGGCCGGATGTTTCGCGCGAGGGTGTGCAGCGAGATATTCTGCCGATCGTTGAAGGGACTACGGTTAACACCAAATACGGGATGGTTTCGACCGATCACATTCTGTTTATTGCGGCTGGAGCTTTTCATGTTTCGAAGCCGAGCGATCTGATTCCGGAGTTGCAGGGGCGTTTTCCGATTCGCGTTGAGCTGAATTCGTTGACGGTGAATGACTTTATTCGCATTTTGACGGAGCCGAAGTCGTCGTTGGTGAAGCAATCTGTGGCGCTGTTGGAGACGGAAGGCCTGAAGCTGGAGTTTACGAAAGAAGCGATTGCAGAGATGGCGCAGTTCGCCTTCAAAGTGAACGAAACCACGGAGAATATTGGCGCTCGCAGGCTGCATACGATTCTTGAACGCGTTCTGGACGAGATCAGCTTCCAGGCGCCTGATCTGTTTAAGAGTCCCAGAGCGGAGATTACGGAAGAGGGTGTCGTGGGCGAGGTTCCTGTCTCGGCTTCTCTCACGTCAGAGGCGCAGGTGCCATCGCCTCCACTGCCCGTGATTGAAAGGCAGACCGCGACAGGCGTGGAGAAGGTCGTCGTGGTGGACCCTGAGTATGTGCGGCAGCAGGTCGCTTCGATCGTGAAGGATCAGGACCTTTCGCGGTATATTTTGTAG
- a CDS encoding GGDEF domain-containing protein yields the protein MNFSFLPDLLALMILIFILVLLRRRHPQERADLWLLGLFFTLVEAVAHTFYAQNGPPQKILHMIVMDCYLLTGMIFVWAAGVHPVSKASRLLYLSLNGLPLLALCTVYGLHQNRGIVFFPCMAAGMVIGVSTSLYLRRSWISAVLHVCGWMAMGYLIHISDYRAAVYWSLCCVYATAAVNFQRRLPAGSTGRMAIVTGFTIWSLCLLLHPWIVQYREYADIASHIWNMQKSLISIGMILVMLEEQVSSNEWLALHDELTGLPNRRLFADRLTTAMERANRTRTRLALIILDLNGFKKINDTMGHQAGDQVLREVSMHLRKGVRASDTLARLGGDEFVIVAADVEREQSLDHFMEAVQRALDRSILVEGRPMVVTASMGMAMYPEDAQDAIRLLRVADQRMYALKQRSGVQSVKSAQGLTAAAVDSQMAAVASGSDRVLGVAR from the coding sequence ATGAACTTTTCGTTTCTTCCCGATCTTCTGGCGTTGATGATCCTGATCTTTATTCTGGTGTTGCTGCGGCGACGGCATCCCCAGGAGCGCGCAGACCTGTGGCTGCTGGGCCTGTTTTTTACGCTGGTGGAAGCGGTTGCGCATACGTTTTATGCACAGAACGGACCGCCGCAGAAGATTCTGCACATGATCGTGATGGACTGTTACCTGCTGACGGGAATGATCTTCGTGTGGGCTGCGGGAGTTCACCCTGTCTCGAAGGCTTCGCGGCTGTTGTATCTTTCGCTGAACGGCCTGCCGCTGCTAGCGCTATGCACGGTGTATGGTTTGCATCAGAACCGGGGGATCGTTTTCTTCCCGTGCATGGCTGCGGGAATGGTAATTGGCGTTTCGACGTCGCTCTATCTGCGCCGCAGCTGGATATCTGCTGTGTTGCATGTGTGCGGGTGGATGGCGATGGGGTATTTGATCCATATCTCCGACTACAGGGCGGCAGTGTATTGGAGCCTGTGCTGTGTGTATGCGACTGCGGCGGTGAACTTTCAGAGGCGGCTGCCGGCAGGAAGCACGGGCAGGATGGCAATTGTGACGGGCTTCACGATCTGGTCGTTGTGCCTGCTGCTGCATCCGTGGATCGTGCAATATCGCGAGTACGCGGATATCGCGTCACACATTTGGAATATGCAGAAGTCGCTGATCTCGATCGGCATGATTCTGGTGATGCTGGAAGAGCAGGTATCGAGCAATGAGTGGCTGGCGCTACATGACGAGTTGACCGGATTACCGAACCGGCGTCTGTTTGCAGACCGGCTGACCACGGCGATGGAACGCGCGAACCGAACACGCACGCGGCTGGCGCTGATTATCCTAGACCTGAACGGCTTCAAAAAGATCAACGACACGATGGGACACCAGGCGGGTGATCAGGTGCTGCGTGAGGTTTCGATGCATCTGCGCAAGGGAGTGCGGGCGTCCGATACGTTGGCGCGGCTGGGTGGGGATGAGTTCGTAATCGTGGCGGCAGATGTAGAACGAGAGCAGTCTCTCGATCACTTTATGGAGGCCGTGCAGCGAGCGCTGGACCGCTCAATATTGGTAGAAGGCAGGCCGATGGTGGTGACCGCGAGCATGGGCATGGCTATGTACCCGGAGGACGCGCAGGACGCGATTAGGCTGCTGCGTGTGGCGGACCAGAGGATGTATGCGCTGAAGCAGAGGTCAGGGGTTCAGTCGGTGAAGAGTGCGCAGGGGCTGACGGCCGCGGCCGTCGATTCGCAGATGGCAGCGGTTGCGAGCGGCAGCGATAGGGTGCTAGGTGTGGCGAGGTGA
- a CDS encoding cation diffusion facilitator family transporter: protein MQRVLQLSMVLTLAYVGATFYFGLRAHSLALISEAGHNVSDLLAIVLSFVAVYFQARPATDQKTFGYQRAGVLAAFVNAATLIVLAVWIAISAIHRFSEPVAVQPKLMMYVAAAGVLMNGTVAALLWKSSGDVNIRSVFLHMLGDTLSTAAVIAGGAAIFFTGMSWIDPVLSILIAAMILWSSVGIIRETLNILLEGTPRNLQLGEIRQAMASVNGVLNVHDLHVWSLGSKSHALASHVTIAEMPMSECGNILSDIKCALRDRFQITHTTIQFEITDCETTHGCAAPPELEEVGAHGHSHGHDHDHTH from the coding sequence ATGCAGCGTGTTTTGCAGCTCTCGATGGTGCTCACGCTGGCGTATGTCGGAGCGACCTTCTACTTCGGTCTGCGCGCTCATTCCCTGGCCCTGATCTCTGAAGCCGGCCATAACGTCAGCGACCTGCTTGCCATCGTGCTCTCGTTTGTAGCCGTCTACTTTCAAGCTCGCCCGGCCACCGACCAGAAGACCTTCGGCTACCAGCGAGCCGGCGTGCTGGCCGCATTCGTCAACGCCGCCACCCTCATCGTGCTCGCGGTATGGATTGCGATCTCCGCGATCCATCGCTTCAGCGAGCCGGTCGCAGTGCAGCCCAAGCTGATGATGTACGTCGCCGCGGCGGGCGTTTTGATGAACGGCACGGTCGCCGCGCTGCTCTGGAAATCGTCCGGCGACGTCAACATCCGCAGCGTCTTCCTCCACATGCTCGGAGACACGCTCTCCACCGCTGCGGTCATCGCAGGCGGCGCAGCCATCTTCTTCACCGGCATGTCATGGATCGATCCCGTTCTCTCCATCCTCATCGCCGCAATGATTCTCTGGAGTTCGGTCGGCATCATTCGCGAGACGCTGAATATCCTGCTGGAAGGCACGCCGCGCAACCTGCAACTCGGCGAGATTCGTCAGGCCATGGCCTCCGTCAATGGCGTTCTCAACGTGCACGATCTCCACGTCTGGAGTCTCGGCTCGAAGTCTCATGCGCTCGCCAGCCACGTCACAATCGCCGAAATGCCGATGTCCGAGTGCGGCAATATCTTGTCGGATATCAAATGTGCCTTGCGTGACCGCTTCCAAATCACTCACACCACCATCCAATTTGAGATCACCGACTGCGAGACCACCCATGGTTGCGCAGCCCCGCCGGAGCTCGAAGAAGTTGGGGCACACGGACATAGCCACGGGCACGACCACGACCACACCCACTAG
- the hslV gene encoding ATP-dependent protease subunit HslV has protein sequence MKPASSSSSKSPVVVKQASTLPSGLAHPLDLGEGRRIRSTTVICVRRGDSVVMAADGQVSLGATIMKGTAKKIRRLYQDKVLAGFAGSTADAFSLFARFEGKLEQYAGNLGRAAVELAKDWRTDKMLRQLEALLIVADPKYTFLISGTGDVIDPDEGIATIGSGGSFALASARALMENTDLSAREIAVKSLKIAGQICVYTNDQMTVEELKTEPPANQ, from the coding sequence ATGAAGCCAGCCTCTTCTTCCAGCTCCAAGTCGCCTGTTGTCGTGAAACAAGCCTCCACTCTTCCGTCCGGCCTTGCCCATCCTCTGGATCTGGGCGAAGGGCGACGAATTCGCTCGACTACCGTGATCTGCGTGCGCCGGGGCGACTCTGTCGTGATGGCGGCTGACGGACAGGTGTCGCTGGGAGCCACGATTATGAAGGGAACGGCGAAGAAGATACGCCGTCTCTATCAGGATAAGGTTCTTGCGGGATTTGCGGGATCGACGGCGGATGCGTTTTCGCTGTTTGCGCGGTTCGAGGGGAAGCTGGAGCAGTATGCCGGCAACCTGGGACGCGCGGCGGTGGAGTTAGCCAAGGACTGGCGTACCGATAAGATGCTGCGGCAGTTAGAGGCGCTTTTGATTGTGGCGGATCCGAAGTACACGTTTCTGATCTCGGGTACCGGCGACGTGATCGATCCGGACGAGGGGATTGCGACGATCGGGTCGGGCGGCAGCTTTGCGCTGGCCAGCGCCAGGGCTCTGATGGAAAACACAGATTTAAGCGCCCGTGAGATTGCGGTGAAGAGTCTAAAGATCGCGGGCCAGATCTGCGTTTACACCAACGACCAGATGACCGTGGAAGAGCTGAAGACCGAACCACCAGCGAACCAGTAG
- a CDS encoding helix-turn-helix domain-containing protein, translating to MNKTSSSSILTTAETSAPPDTFIPGGRANSAVDVRHLQVDGEAAESFIAEKRIGERIKYLRLKKSMGLVELGRHTGLSASFLSQLETGRVVPTLRNLARIAMVFSKDLSYFFDPEPQTLFRVHRRDERVRLPQTGADDPAYFFESLGYLVPDRQLDPYFAEFLPEKEGRSPRAHQHVGCEFLYLLSGSLDVRHGEMTHHVEAGDAVYFDANTIHSYLCTGKTPATAVIVTLQHPLLMQLGSGSKQVNGTNGKVRSVPAAILPQATAAKKLSSQMH from the coding sequence ATGAACAAAACTTCCTCATCCTCGATTTTGACAACTGCTGAGACCTCCGCTCCGCCCGATACGTTTATTCCTGGGGGGAGAGCGAACTCCGCAGTCGACGTTCGACATCTTCAAGTAGATGGAGAGGCCGCTGAGTCCTTCATCGCTGAAAAGAGAATCGGCGAACGCATCAAATACCTGCGACTGAAGAAGTCGATGGGGCTGGTGGAACTGGGTCGCCATACCGGCCTCTCGGCCAGTTTTCTGTCGCAGCTGGAGACCGGTCGCGTGGTGCCGACGCTGCGTAACCTTGCGCGTATCGCGATGGTCTTCTCCAAGGACCTCAGTTATTTTTTCGACCCGGAGCCGCAGACTCTGTTCCGCGTGCATCGCCGCGACGAGCGGGTACGCCTGCCGCAGACCGGCGCAGACGACCCCGCCTATTTCTTCGAGAGCCTGGGGTATCTGGTTCCCGACCGTCAGCTCGATCCTTATTTTGCGGAGTTCCTACCCGAAAAGGAGGGCCGTTCACCGCGAGCTCACCAGCATGTCGGCTGCGAGTTTCTCTATCTGCTCTCGGGGTCGCTCGACGTTCGGCACGGCGAGATGACGCATCACGTAGAGGCTGGGGATGCGGTTTACTTCGACGCGAACACGATCCACAGCTACCTGTGCACCGGCAAGACACCTGCCACGGCGGTGATCGTGACACTGCAGCATCCGCTGTTGATGCAGCTAGGCAGCGGAAGCAAGCAAGTGAATGGGACTAATGGAAAAGTTCGCAGTGTTCCGGCTGCGATCCTGCCACAGGCAACCGCCGCGAAAAAGCTGTCTTCGCAGATGCACTGA
- a CDS encoding fibronectin type III domain-containing protein produces the protein MKFLPICHPRTRRWLTLGAGALPIAFLAGCASPGPPHAPSLNLPEVVRDLTADRTGNQVTLHWTTPEKTTDHLAIKGAMTAEICRVTTPISQPAASTPACTEVTRLPVSSGPSHAEETLPSSLTLDPASLLAYRVQLFNAHGRTAGPSAEAFAAAGAAPPSVEQLHATSTREGVQLEWQQKDTTSPVQLDRFLATSASTAVAPGPVNAASSTASKPTSRSKLRKASPPSTSTSAKATPAKSQAVAMTSSKTPDEVKLETPKEVVDAGGTVDRTAQKGESYRYTARRLRDISLEGHKLELRSDLSSPVTVTMLDTFPPGVPTGLEAVPGGATPSDRSIDLSWTPDIDADLAGYSVYRQEVTSAGQVAGSATRLNSTPIVGPAYRDQTAVPGHRYAYRVTAVDASGNESAPSADVQETLREQ, from the coding sequence ATGAAGTTTTTGCCCATTTGCCATCCCCGGACCCGTCGATGGCTAACCTTAGGTGCCGGAGCGCTACCAATTGCATTTCTTGCAGGCTGTGCCAGCCCCGGACCGCCGCACGCTCCCTCGCTCAATCTGCCTGAGGTCGTACGCGACCTCACCGCGGACCGCACCGGGAACCAGGTCACGCTTCATTGGACGACCCCGGAGAAGACCACCGATCACCTCGCGATCAAGGGTGCAATGACGGCAGAGATCTGCCGAGTCACTACTCCAATCTCGCAACCGGCGGCCTCAACCCCAGCCTGCACTGAAGTTACGCGCCTCCCGGTCTCGAGCGGACCGAGCCATGCGGAAGAGACCCTTCCTTCCTCCCTGACCTTGGATCCTGCCTCCCTTCTGGCTTACCGGGTCCAGCTCTTCAACGCGCACGGCCGGACGGCGGGCCCTTCCGCAGAAGCCTTCGCTGCCGCGGGCGCGGCCCCTCCCTCCGTCGAGCAGCTCCACGCGACCTCAACCCGCGAAGGTGTTCAGCTCGAGTGGCAGCAGAAAGACACCACCTCGCCGGTGCAACTTGACCGCTTTTTGGCCACGTCGGCCAGTACTGCTGTAGCTCCCGGTCCCGTCAATGCCGCCTCTTCCACCGCATCGAAGCCCACGTCTCGAAGCAAACTCAGAAAAGCCTCGCCTCCTTCGACGTCTACCTCCGCAAAGGCCACCCCGGCAAAATCACAAGCGGTGGCAATGACGTCGTCGAAGACTCCCGACGAGGTGAAACTTGAGACGCCGAAAGAGGTGGTCGATGCAGGTGGTACCGTCGACCGGACCGCACAGAAGGGCGAAAGCTACCGCTACACCGCCCGGCGGCTTCGCGATATCTCCCTTGAGGGCCATAAGCTCGAACTCCGTAGCGACCTCTCCTCGCCGGTGACCGTCACCATGCTCGACACCTTCCCGCCCGGAGTTCCCACCGGGCTTGAGGCCGTACCCGGTGGTGCGACGCCGTCTGATCGCTCCATCGATCTTTCATGGACCCCTGACATTGATGCGGACCTCGCAGGATATAGTGTGTATCGTCAGGAAGTTACTTCAGCGGGCCAAGTTGCGGGATCAGCGACACGCCTGAACTCAACCCCGATCGTCGGTCCTGCCTACCGCGATCAAACAGCCGTTCCCGGTCATCGCTACGCCTATCGCGTCACCGCGGTCGATGCCTCAGGGAACGAGAGCGCTCCAAGCGCCGACGTGCAGGAAACATTAAGGGAGCAATAA
- a CDS encoding transaldolase — MASLLEQLRGYTTVVSDSGDFNAIQQFRPQDATTNPSLIAAAAEKAEYQAVVDDVLKKVRKEAGANVSDKEVAAASFRPLEVAFGLKILDIVPGRVSTEVDARLSYDTQKSIDEAHAIIALYDKAGISRDRVLIKLASTWEGIRAAEILEKEGIHCNMTLLFGLHQAVAAAEAKATLISPFVGRILDWYKKDTGKDYAPADDPGVHSVTTVYNYYKKFGYKTVVMGASFRNIGEITELAGCDLLTIAPKLLDELAKTEGTLPRKLDPAKAQSLDIKKIPMDKATFDKMHAEDRMATDKLKEGIDGFSKAIVDLEVLLEKRLSEIGEPATAAR, encoded by the coding sequence ATGGCATCGTTACTAGAACAGCTTCGTGGTTACACCACCGTCGTCTCCGACAGCGGAGACTTTAACGCCATCCAGCAGTTCCGCCCACAGGATGCGACCACGAACCCATCGCTGATCGCCGCAGCCGCCGAGAAAGCGGAATACCAGGCCGTCGTCGATGACGTGCTCAAGAAGGTGCGCAAAGAAGCAGGCGCCAACGTCTCGGACAAAGAAGTCGCTGCAGCCTCCTTCCGCCCTCTCGAAGTCGCCTTCGGTCTCAAGATTCTCGACATCGTCCCCGGCCGCGTCTCCACTGAGGTCGACGCCCGCCTCTCCTACGACACTCAGAAGTCCATTGACGAGGCCCACGCCATCATCGCTCTCTATGACAAGGCCGGCATCTCGCGCGACCGTGTCCTGATCAAGCTTGCCTCCACCTGGGAGGGAATCCGTGCTGCTGAGATCCTCGAGAAGGAAGGCATCCACTGCAACATGACGTTGCTCTTCGGTCTTCATCAGGCCGTCGCTGCGGCAGAAGCCAAGGCCACCCTTATCTCGCCCTTCGTCGGACGCATTCTCGACTGGTACAAGAAAGACACCGGCAAGGACTACGCTCCTGCCGACGACCCCGGCGTTCACTCCGTCACCACCGTCTACAACTACTACAAGAAATTTGGCTACAAGACTGTCGTCATGGGCGCGAGCTTCCGCAACATCGGTGAGATCACTGAGCTCGCCGGCTGCGACCTTCTCACCATCGCACCGAAGCTGCTTGACGAGCTTGCAAAGACCGAGGGTACGCTGCCACGCAAGCTCGATCCCGCCAAAGCGCAGAGCCTGGACATCAAGAAGATCCCCATGGACAAAGCCACCTTCGACAAGATGCATGCAGAAGACCGCATGGCCACCGACAAGCTGAAGGAAGGCATCGACGGCTTCTCCAAGGCCATCGTCGACCTCGAAGTGCTTCTCGAAAAGCGTCTCAGCGAAATCGGCGAACCTGCCACAGCAGCACGCTAG
- a CDS encoding A/G-specific adenine glycosylase — protein sequence MERAAPRSATLDAPLFRRRLITWYRSHARELPWRNVSDPYRTWLSEVMLQQTRVAAVVTHYNGFLRRFPTILALALAPEAEVLAMWSGLGYYRRARMLHKAAQFLTQERGGVLPSTAAELRTLPGIGEYTSAAIASIAFGESIAVVDGNVERVLLRLTGRPEQKDAAGRAFVQKQASALVPNRRKGDKTNAAGDHNQAMMELGATICLPHAPLCLQCPVYGMCKTRGEHLTLPRSAQLSRPAAYLLSLRKRGTLTEVLLQLRADDISLMPGMYELPPLPQDAVQGREPLLRLRHAITNTNYYVQVYAASGPQDRGLRRAVPASKSDLHWVLTHRLGSLPLTGLARKALQRLDVMKVDLPKLPAHQP from the coding sequence ATGGAGCGCGCTGCTCCGAGAAGTGCAACACTCGACGCTCCTCTCTTCCGGCGAAGATTGATCACCTGGTACCGCAGCCACGCACGGGAGCTCCCCTGGCGGAACGTCAGTGATCCCTATCGCACGTGGCTCTCTGAGGTTATGCTGCAGCAGACCCGCGTCGCCGCTGTCGTCACACACTACAATGGCTTCCTCCGGCGCTTCCCCACGATTCTTGCTCTGGCCCTCGCACCCGAGGCCGAAGTTCTCGCCATGTGGTCAGGCCTTGGCTACTATCGCCGGGCGCGTATGCTCCACAAGGCTGCGCAGTTCCTCACCCAGGAGCGCGGCGGTGTTCTGCCCAGCACAGCCGCGGAGTTGCGTACCCTACCCGGCATCGGCGAGTACACCAGCGCGGCCATTGCCAGCATCGCTTTCGGAGAGAGCATCGCCGTAGTCGACGGCAACGTGGAGCGGGTGTTGTTGCGTCTTACGGGGCGTCCGGAACAAAAGGATGCAGCCGGCCGGGCCTTCGTTCAGAAGCAGGCGTCCGCACTTGTGCCCAACCGGCGCAAGGGTGACAAGACCAACGCTGCCGGCGACCACAATCAGGCCATGATGGAACTTGGCGCGACGATCTGTCTCCCGCATGCGCCACTCTGTTTGCAATGCCCTGTGTATGGAATGTGCAAGACACGAGGCGAGCATCTCACTCTGCCACGATCAGCGCAGCTTAGTCGCCCTGCGGCCTATCTGCTCAGCCTGCGCAAGCGCGGCACCCTCACCGAGGTTCTGTTGCAGCTTCGCGCCGACGATATCAGCCTGATGCCGGGCATGTACGAGCTGCCCCCACTGCCGCAGGACGCCGTTCAAGGACGAGAGCCGCTGTTGCGCCTCCGCCATGCCATCACGAATACGAACTATTACGTGCAAGTCTACGCCGCCAGCGGACCCCAGGACCGTGGTCTTCGTCGCGCTGTTCCTGCTTCAAAGAGCGACCTTCACTGGGTGCTCACCCACCGGCTCGGTTCGTTGCCTCTTACGGGATTGGCACGTAAAGCGCTTCAGCGCCTTGACGTCATGAAGGTAGACCTGCCGAAGCTGCCTGCACACCAACCATAG